One stretch of Prochlorococcus marinus XMU1402 DNA includes these proteins:
- the yidC gene encoding membrane protein insertase YidC produces MIGFISEKLLIPILDFFYGLVPSYGLAIVALTVVIRIALFPLSAGSIRSARRMKIAQPVMQKRQAEIKSKFSGDPKKQQEELGKLMNEFGSPLAGCLPLIVQMPVLFALFATLRGSPFADVPYNINLKVVPQDQIAAIDPKPYKSPRHSIFITEKSHFPVIASIPSGTKLGTDESIKVNLQTTNGNSYSEVLSNYDNGSKFLPKWSVSKGSENIKVSQDGTVTAIKPGDATIEAKIPGLAAKSGFLFIKALGQVGFYVDGAVNWDIAALVGAFGLTLLLSQVLSSQGMPANPQQSTANKITPVMITGMFLFFPLPAGVLLYMVVANIFQAFQTFLLNKEALPENLQKILDQQLLAKNEVITTSSTPISDKRLPFEPNSKK; encoded by the coding sequence GTGATAGGGTTCATTTCTGAAAAACTACTTATCCCGATTCTAGATTTTTTCTACGGTTTAGTTCCAAGTTATGGTTTAGCAATTGTTGCATTAACGGTTGTTATTAGAATTGCACTTTTCCCTTTAAGCGCAGGTTCAATTAGAAGTGCCAGAAGGATGAAAATTGCACAACCGGTAATGCAAAAAAGACAGGCAGAAATAAAATCTAAGTTTTCAGGTGATCCAAAGAAACAACAAGAGGAATTAGGAAAACTAATGAATGAGTTTGGTAGCCCTCTTGCTGGTTGCCTTCCATTAATAGTTCAAATGCCAGTTCTATTTGCATTGTTTGCAACACTTAGGGGGTCACCATTTGCTGATGTACCTTACAACATAAATCTAAAAGTCGTTCCTCAAGATCAAATTGCCGCTATCGATCCAAAACCTTATAAATCTCCGAGACACTCTATTTTTATTACAGAAAAGTCCCATTTCCCTGTAATAGCTTCAATCCCTAGTGGAACAAAATTAGGAACAGATGAATCAATTAAAGTAAATTTGCAAACAACAAATGGGAACAGTTACTCGGAAGTTTTATCCAATTATGATAATGGTTCAAAATTCCTTCCTAAATGGTCAGTTTCAAAAGGATCTGAAAATATAAAAGTTTCTCAAGACGGCACAGTAACGGCGATTAAACCAGGTGATGCAACAATTGAAGCAAAAATTCCTGGTCTAGCTGCTAAAAGTGGTTTCCTATTTATTAAAGCTCTGGGCCAAGTTGGTTTTTATGTAGATGGGGCTGTTAATTGGGATATTGCAGCACTAGTTGGTGCCTTTGGATTAACACTACTTCTCTCTCAAGTATTGTCTAGTCAAGGGATGCCAGCAAATCCACAGCAATCAACAGCAAACAAAATTACACCAGTCATGATTACTGGAATGTTTCTTTTCTTTCCACTACCTGCAGGCGTTTTACTATATATGGTTGTTGCCAATATATTTCAGGCATTTCAAACTTTTCTTCTTAACAAAGAAGCTCTTCCTGAAAACCTACAGAAAATATTAGATCAACAATTATTAGCCAAAAATGAAGTAATAACAACTTCTTCGACACCCATTTCAGATAAAAGATTACCTTTTGAACCTAATAGTAAAAAATAG
- a CDS encoding AAA family ATPase encodes MNSWSRNLELLIKSRTSLIWIRTKEEERLKKLINFSCERLKVKRFICWDCVNGIKGLINEEGKFSNNPLGVLNWLKEQNSEVSTILLVKDFHKFYDDPSINRTIKELSSALKETCHNLIICSHLFPSSEDLDELMTIINLPLPDQKELKNLIKTIAINTDSNLNDQDLNELSIASSGLTEIKVKQVTAKALTQRGKISKEDIKDILEEKKQVIARSEILEFFEAKSSQDDIGGLNVLKVWLNQRYRAFSKEAREYGLPIPKGVLLVGAQGTGKSLTAKSISKSWSMPLLRLDVGRLFSSLVGSSEARTRETISRAEAMSPCILWIDEIDKGFGGDARSDGGTSQRVLASLLTWMSEKDSPVFVIATANAIDKLPAELLRKGRFDEIFFLDLPNSEERLSILDLHLKKRRPSYNFPLTTIIGRTDGFSGAELEQAVIEGMHISFSENRELMEKDLIKAVSELVPLSRTAKEQIDLLKAWSSTGRARSAS; translated from the coding sequence ATGAATTCTTGGTCTAGAAATTTAGAATTACTTATAAAATCAAGAACCTCATTAATTTGGATCAGGACTAAAGAAGAGGAAAGATTAAAAAAATTAATTAATTTCTCTTGTGAAAGATTAAAAGTAAAAAGATTCATTTGTTGGGACTGTGTTAACGGTATTAAAGGATTAATAAATGAAGAAGGTAAATTTTCGAACAACCCATTAGGTGTGCTTAATTGGCTTAAGGAACAAAATTCTGAAGTCTCAACAATTCTATTAGTTAAAGATTTTCATAAATTTTATGATGATCCATCTATCAATAGAACTATTAAAGAACTATCTTCAGCGCTTAAGGAAACTTGTCATAATTTAATTATTTGTTCTCATCTATTCCCATCATCTGAGGATCTTGATGAATTAATGACAATTATCAACTTACCCTTACCAGATCAAAAAGAGTTAAAAAATTTAATAAAGACAATTGCTATAAATACCGACTCAAATCTTAATGATCAAGACTTAAACGAACTTTCAATAGCTTCTAGTGGATTAACCGAAATAAAAGTAAAGCAAGTTACCGCAAAGGCACTTACTCAAAGAGGGAAAATAAGTAAAGAGGATATCAAAGATATTCTTGAAGAGAAAAAACAAGTTATAGCTAGAAGTGAAATTTTAGAATTTTTCGAAGCCAAATCAAGTCAAGATGATATTGGTGGTTTAAATGTTTTAAAAGTTTGGCTGAATCAAAGATACAGGGCTTTTTCTAAAGAAGCTAGAGAATATGGGCTACCTATTCCCAAGGGGGTCTTACTTGTAGGAGCACAAGGGACGGGGAAATCACTTACCGCAAAATCAATTTCTAAGAGCTGGTCGATGCCGCTACTTAGGTTGGACGTGGGAAGACTATTTTCGAGCCTTGTTGGTTCAAGTGAGGCAAGAACGAGAGAAACTATATCAAGAGCTGAGGCAATGTCACCTTGTATCCTTTGGATCGATGAAATTGACAAAGGCTTTGGTGGTGATGCAAGAAGTGATGGAGGAACAAGTCAAAGAGTTTTGGCAAGTTTGCTCACTTGGATGTCTGAAAAAGATTCCCCCGTATTTGTAATTGCTACTGCTAATGCTATAGATAAGCTTCCTGCTGAATTATTAAGGAAAGGCAGATTTGATGAGATATTTTTTCTTGATTTACCGAATTCCGAAGAAAGGTTGAGTATTCTAGATTTGCACTTAAAAAAAAGAAGACCAAGTTATAATTTCCCTCTCACTACCATAATAGGGCGAACCGATGGATTCTCAGGCGCAGAACTTGAACAAGCAGTAATAGAGGGGATGCACATTTCATTCTCAGAAAATAGAGAACTTATGGAGAAAGACTTAATAAAGGCAGTTTCTGAATTAGTTCCCTTATCAAGAACAGCTAAAGAGCAAATTGATTTACTAAAAGCATGGTCATCTACAGGACGAGCTCGTTCAGCATCTTAG
- the serS gene encoding serine--tRNA ligase: MLDQKLIRENPTLVEENLSLRGKVFNISLIHELTVKKKEIDVEISSLQSESKKLSKSIGQVIGKSQNNNSQELNDLKKKGNKYRIKISELEEKQRILDKQVDDEIYNLPNFPSKDAPLGKDESDNVEIKTWGDPFKKENIKSHWEIGESLNLFDSVKSTKTSKSRFITLLGNGARLERALINFMLDMHTKNGYLELMPPALVNSESLKGSGQLPKFSNESFKCSNDDLWLSPTAEVPLTAFHRNEIIDPKQLPIKYVAYSPCFRREAGSYGRDTKGLIRLHQFNKVELYWFCDPSKSSEAHKKITADAESILKKLNLPYRLVDICTGDLGFSSSRTFDLEVWLPSSRCYREISSCSNCLDFQARRSSIRTKIDKKNSYIHTLNGSGLAIGRTMAAILENGQQADGSVKIPDALVPYFGSNILKLA; this comes from the coding sequence GTGTTAGATCAAAAATTAATAAGAGAAAATCCAACATTAGTTGAAGAAAATCTATCCTTAAGAGGAAAAGTTTTTAATATATCTCTCATACACGAATTAACTGTTAAAAAAAAAGAAATTGATGTTGAAATATCTAGTCTTCAATCTGAGAGTAAAAAATTAAGCAAATCGATTGGTCAAGTAATTGGTAAATCACAAAATAATAATTCACAAGAACTCAATGATTTAAAAAAAAAGGGAAATAAATACAGAATCAAAATTTCTGAACTTGAAGAAAAACAAAGAATATTAGATAAACAAGTAGATGATGAGATTTATAATTTGCCTAATTTTCCTAGCAAAGATGCTCCTCTCGGAAAAGATGAAAGTGATAATGTAGAAATAAAAACTTGGGGGGACCCTTTTAAAAAAGAGAATATTAAATCACACTGGGAAATAGGAGAAAGTCTTAATCTTTTTGACTCTGTAAAATCAACAAAAACATCAAAAAGTCGTTTTATTACTCTTTTAGGCAATGGTGCAAGATTAGAGAGGGCATTAATCAATTTCATGCTAGATATGCATACTAAAAATGGTTATTTAGAGTTAATGCCTCCCGCCTTAGTAAATTCAGAAAGTCTTAAGGGATCTGGACAATTACCTAAATTTTCAAATGAAAGTTTTAAGTGCTCAAATGACGATTTATGGCTCTCTCCAACAGCTGAAGTTCCACTTACTGCTTTTCATAGAAACGAAATTATTGATCCCAAGCAGTTACCTATTAAGTATGTTGCATATAGTCCATGCTTCAGGAGAGAAGCTGGAAGTTATGGAAGGGATACTAAAGGTTTAATAAGACTTCATCAATTTAATAAGGTTGAGCTTTATTGGTTTTGCGATCCAAGTAAATCTTCAGAAGCTCATAAAAAGATCACTGCAGATGCAGAGAGCATTTTAAAAAAGCTCAACTTACCGTATAGATTAGTAGATATTTGTACAGGAGACTTAGGCTTTTCTTCTAGTAGAACTTTTGATTTAGAAGTCTGGCTTCCGAGTAGTAGATGTTATAGGGAGATTTCAAGTTGCAGTAACTGCCTCGACTTTCAAGCTCGTAGATCATCAATTAGAACAAAAATTGATAAAAAAAATTCATATATACACACCCTAAATGGCAGTGGGCTTGCTATCGGTAGAACAATGGCCGCGATTCTTGAGAATGGCCAACAAGCAGATGGAAGCGTTAAGATTCCAGATGCTCTGGTTCCATATTTTGGGTCAAATATTTTAAAACTTGCTTAA
- the rseP gene encoding RIP metalloprotease RseP, whose amino-acid sequence MNVLTSITVLGFLIFFHEMGHFLAAILQGIYVDGFSIGFGPSIIQKKYKDITYSFRAFPLGGFVSFPDEDLNNIDPKDPNLLKNRPIIQRVIVISAGVFANLILAYTILIINVTTVGIPFDPEPGILVLATQPEKAAYLAGLVPGDKILEIETITLGAGDQAVSTLVKEIQNSSDDPISIKIERDGILKDLTLIPKNVNGKGTIGAQLQPNIKKETKKTKNVYELFKYSNNEFSSLLVKTIQGYKGLITNFSSTAQQLSGPVKIVEIGAQLSQQGGTGILLFAALISINLAVLNSLPLPLLDGGQLVFTLIEGLRGKPVPLKVQMVVTQSSFFLLVGLSVLLIIRDTSQLLIVQKLFNQ is encoded by the coding sequence ATGAATGTTTTAACCTCAATAACAGTACTTGGATTTCTGATTTTTTTTCATGAGATGGGGCACTTTCTCGCAGCAATTTTACAAGGCATTTATGTTGATGGATTTTCAATTGGCTTTGGACCATCAATTATTCAAAAAAAATATAAAGATATCACTTATTCATTTAGGGCCTTCCCTTTAGGTGGCTTTGTTTCCTTTCCTGATGAAGACTTAAATAATATTGACCCTAAAGATCCAAATCTTTTAAAAAACAGGCCAATAATTCAAAGAGTTATTGTAATATCTGCTGGAGTATTTGCTAACCTAATCCTTGCTTATACAATCTTAATAATAAATGTAACTACTGTTGGCATTCCATTTGATCCGGAACCTGGCATTTTAGTTTTAGCTACTCAACCTGAGAAGGCTGCCTATCTTGCTGGTTTAGTACCAGGAGATAAAATTTTAGAAATTGAAACCATAACTCTTGGAGCTGGTGATCAGGCAGTATCCACTTTAGTAAAAGAGATTCAAAATTCTTCAGATGATCCAATTTCTATAAAGATTGAAAGAGATGGAATTCTTAAAGATTTAACTTTGATACCAAAAAATGTTAATGGGAAAGGAACAATAGGGGCTCAATTACAACCTAATATAAAAAAAGAAACTAAAAAGACAAAAAACGTTTACGAACTTTTTAAATACTCTAATAATGAATTTTCGTCTCTCTTGGTTAAAACAATTCAAGGTTATAAAGGATTAATAACTAATTTCTCATCTACAGCTCAACAATTAAGTGGGCCGGTAAAAATCGTTGAAATTGGTGCTCAACTGTCGCAGCAAGGAGGTACAGGCATATTATTATTTGCTGCTTTAATTTCTATTAATTTGGCAGTACTCAATTCATTGCCTTTACCATTATTGGACGGTGGACAACTCGTTTTCACTTTAATAGAAGGTTTAAGAGGAAAACCTGTTCCATTAAAGGTACAAATGGTTGTAACTCAGTCCAGCTTTTTTCTTTTAGTTGGATTAAGTGTACTTCTCATTATTAGAGATACTAGTCAACTTTTAATCGTACAAAAATTATTTAACCAATAA
- the rpsN gene encoding 30S ribosomal protein S14 yields the protein MAKKSMIAREVKRKKLVKKYAAKRKSLLDEFNAAKDPMERLEIHRKIQGLPRNSAPNRVRNRCWATGKPRGVYRDFGLCRNQLRQRAHNGELPGVVKSSW from the coding sequence ATGGCGAAAAAGTCCATGATTGCGAGAGAAGTCAAACGCAAAAAGCTCGTAAAAAAATATGCCGCGAAGAGAAAATCATTATTAGATGAATTTAATGCTGCAAAGGATCCAATGGAAAGGTTAGAAATACATAGAAAGATTCAAGGCCTTCCAAGAAATTCTGCCCCAAATAGAGTTAGGAATAGATGTTGGGCAACTGGTAAACCAAGAGGTGTTTATAGAGATTTTGGACTTTGCAGAAATCAGTTAAGACAAAGAGCTCACAACGGTGAACTCCCTGGGGTGGTTAAATCAAGTTGGTAG
- a CDS encoding polyribonucleotide nucleotidyltransferase: protein MEGQNKSITFDGREIRLTTGLYAPQANGSVMIECGDTSLLVTATKTTKKEVSDFLPLICDYEEKLYAAGRIPGGFMRREGRPPERATLISRLIDRPMRPLFPSWMRDEIQIVASCLSLDERVPADVLAVTGASIATLLGEIPFYGPMAAVRVGLIGDDFILNPSYREIEKGDLDIVVAGSPDGIVMIEAGANQLTEQDTIEAIDFGYEAVSELIKSQEDLLKDLGIKQVKPLEQEEDPTLASYLEKNCAKPINLVLKKFEQTKDERDLELEKIKLDTQSKIESLKDDNQLKVLISENEKLIHSDFKKLTKKLMRAQIITNGKRVDGRDLDEVRKITASAGILPKRVHGSALFQRGLTQVLSTTTLGTPSDAQEMDDLNPSTEKTYLHHYNFPPYSVGETRPMRTPGRREIGHGALAERAIIPVLPGKETFPYVLRVVSEVLSSNGSTSMGSVCGSSLSLLDAGVPLKAPVSGTAMGLIKEGKEVRILTDIQGIEDFLGDMDFKVAGTAKGITALQMDMKITGLPVSIISDAIKKARPARLHILEKMQAAIDKPQESLSPHAPRLLSFRIDPELIGTVIGPGGRTIKGITERTNTKIDIEDGGIVTIASHDGAAAEEAQKIIEGLTRKVHEGEIFSGVVTRIIPIGAFVEILPGKEGMVHISQLSEARVERVEDVVRQGDDVTVRVREIDSRGRINLTLRGVAQNGGMSYPEPTPTPVAPLN, encoded by the coding sequence GTGGAAGGACAAAATAAGTCGATCACGTTTGACGGACGAGAGATACGACTAACAACAGGACTATATGCTCCTCAAGCAAATGGATCAGTAATGATTGAGTGTGGAGACACCTCTTTATTAGTTACAGCAACAAAAACTACTAAAAAAGAAGTTTCAGACTTTCTACCTCTAATTTGTGATTATGAGGAAAAACTTTATGCTGCAGGAAGAATTCCAGGCGGGTTTATGAGAAGGGAGGGTCGTCCTCCTGAAAGAGCAACTTTAATCTCAAGATTAATTGACAGACCAATGAGACCTCTTTTCCCTTCTTGGATGAGAGATGAAATTCAGATTGTAGCTTCCTGCCTTTCTCTTGATGAAAGGGTCCCCGCAGATGTGCTAGCAGTTACAGGTGCATCAATTGCAACTTTACTTGGAGAAATACCATTTTATGGTCCTATGGCTGCTGTTAGAGTTGGTCTTATAGGTGATGATTTCATCTTAAATCCAAGCTATAGAGAAATAGAAAAAGGTGATCTAGACATTGTTGTAGCAGGTTCACCTGACGGTATCGTAATGATTGAAGCTGGTGCTAATCAGTTAACCGAGCAAGATACTATTGAAGCAATAGATTTTGGGTATGAGGCTGTTTCTGAACTTATTAAATCTCAAGAAGATTTACTTAAAGATTTAGGAATAAAACAGGTTAAGCCCTTAGAACAGGAAGAAGATCCAACTCTAGCTTCATATTTGGAAAAAAACTGCGCTAAACCTATTAATCTTGTTTTAAAGAAATTTGAACAAACAAAAGATGAAAGGGATCTTGAACTTGAAAAAATAAAACTTGATACACAAAGTAAAATAGAATCCTTAAAAGATGACAATCAATTAAAAGTTTTAATCTCAGAGAACGAAAAGTTAATTCACTCAGATTTTAAAAAACTTACTAAGAAGTTAATGAGGGCCCAAATTATTACTAATGGCAAAAGAGTTGATGGGCGAGATCTTGATGAGGTCAGAAAGATAACTGCAAGTGCAGGGATTTTACCTAAAAGAGTCCACGGTTCAGCCTTGTTTCAGAGAGGACTTACACAAGTTCTATCTACCACAACATTAGGCACACCAAGTGATGCTCAGGAGATGGATGATTTAAACCCAAGTACTGAGAAAACATACTTACATCATTATAATTTCCCGCCATATTCGGTTGGCGAAACTAGACCCATGAGAACACCCGGCAGAAGAGAAATTGGTCATGGAGCTCTAGCTGAGAGAGCAATAATTCCAGTTCTACCTGGCAAAGAGACTTTCCCTTATGTCCTTCGTGTTGTAAGTGAAGTTTTAAGCTCCAATGGATCAACATCAATGGGGTCGGTATGCGGGAGCTCACTTTCATTATTAGATGCTGGTGTACCTCTAAAAGCTCCAGTTAGTGGGACTGCAATGGGTTTAATTAAAGAAGGCAAAGAAGTTAGGATACTTACAGATATCCAAGGAATTGAGGATTTTCTTGGTGATATGGATTTTAAAGTAGCCGGCACAGCTAAAGGTATAACTGCATTACAAATGGACATGAAAATAACAGGTCTACCAGTCTCTATCATTTCTGATGCGATAAAAAAAGCACGCCCCGCAAGGCTACATATATTAGAGAAAATGCAAGCCGCAATTGACAAGCCTCAAGAATCTCTATCACCACATGCGCCAAGGCTACTAAGCTTTAGAATTGATCCAGAATTAATTGGAACTGTAATTGGGCCTGGAGGAAGAACAATCAAAGGCATAACAGAGAGAACGAATACTAAAATAGATATAGAGGATGGAGGTATTGTTACCATCGCTTCACATGATGGAGCCGCTGCTGAAGAAGCACAGAAGATCATTGAAGGTTTAACAAGAAAAGTACACGAAGGTGAAATTTTCTCAGGTGTTGTCACGAGAATAATACCAATAGGTGCTTTCGTTGAAATCCTTCCTGGGAAAGAGGGGATGGTCCATATTTCCCAATTATCTGAAGCGAGAGTTGAGAGGGTTGAGGACGTTGTTAGACAAGGTGATGATGTAACTGTTAGGGTTCGAGAAATTGATAGCAGAGGAAGGATTAACCTTACACTTAGAGGAGTTGCGCAAAATGGAGGAATGTCTTATCCAGAACCAACTCCAACACCTGTAGCGCCTTTAAACTAG
- a CDS encoding 3'(2'),5'-bisphosphate nucleotidase CysQ, producing the protein MFKLPIGVDIHNLIDDLRVFSWEASDILLHYSKILKNPNYAKEIINIKDDSAPVTAADLAVNDLIIKRINKNYKGVDWHILSEENVKIVSDNSDVNSKWMWVLDPLDGTKDFIQGTENYAMHLALNYEKKPCIGVVLIPEKEELWITDNENVWCENKDGLTKKATHQNNKPLREKTIVTSKNHRNATLSELINKVGFKRVNVMGSIGCKVASILRGESDIYISCSLPGKSSPKDWDFAAPEAILRAAGGEITNIDNKELCYGTKNYHQGGIIIASNNNQTHENLCLQIKEIIMKNDLYPFDS; encoded by the coding sequence GTGTTTAAATTACCAATTGGTGTTGATATTCATAATCTTATCGATGATCTTCGTGTTTTTAGCTGGGAAGCCTCAGATATTTTGCTTCATTACTCAAAAATACTAAAGAATCCAAATTATGCAAAAGAAATAATCAATATTAAAGATGATTCAGCACCTGTTACAGCAGCTGATTTAGCAGTTAATGATTTAATAATTAAAAGAATTAACAAAAACTACAAAGGAGTAGATTGGCATATATTAAGTGAGGAAAACGTAAAAATTGTATCAGATAACTCAGATGTTAATTCTAAATGGATGTGGGTTCTTGATCCATTAGATGGTACTAAGGATTTTATTCAGGGAACAGAAAATTATGCGATGCATTTAGCCTTAAATTATGAAAAAAAACCTTGCATTGGTGTAGTTTTGATCCCCGAGAAAGAAGAGCTTTGGATTACAGATAACGAAAATGTTTGGTGTGAAAACAAAGATGGATTGACAAAAAAAGCTACTCACCAAAATAATAAGCCGTTAAGAGAGAAGACAATTGTTACAAGTAAAAATCATAGAAACGCAACTTTAAGTGAGTTAATTAATAAGGTTGGATTTAAGAGAGTAAATGTAATGGGCAGTATAGGCTGTAAAGTAGCCTCTATTTTAAGAGGCGAAAGTGATATTTATATAAGTTGCAGTTTACCAGGCAAAAGCTCACCAAAAGATTGGGATTTTGCTGCACCAGAAGCTATTTTAAGAGCCGCTGGCGGCGAAATAACAAACATAGACAATAAGGAACTTTGTTATGGGACTAAGAACTATCATCAAGGCGGAATAATTATTGCTTCAAATAATAATCAAACACATGAAAATTTATGTTTACAAATTAAAGAAATAATTATGAAAAATGATTTATATCCCTTTGATTCCTAG
- the rsmI gene encoding 16S rRNA (cytidine(1402)-2'-O)-methyltransferase, whose protein sequence is MNINSSSSHRSEEPESGVLYLVGTPIGNLNDISSRAINILRNVSLIACEDTRQTKKITNRFDINNRLISFNKNNSLNKIPKIINFLKEGKSVALVSDAGMPSICDPGENLVRNVKLHNLETICIPGPSAALTALLSSGFSASKFIFEGFLPKKKNERKKILSEISNNEKTTIIFESPHRFKKLLIELKEHCGGGREICVSRELTKKYEEQINNKVDKIIDIFNQREIIGEITIVIKGLEKSNIVEFNKSHLKKELQELINAGLSLSAASKYLAKKKNLTKNMIYNLY, encoded by the coding sequence ATGAATATTAATTCCTCATCTTCTCATAGAAGCGAAGAACCTGAAAGTGGTGTTTTATATTTAGTTGGCACACCTATTGGTAATTTAAATGATATTTCTTCAAGAGCAATAAACATTCTTAGAAATGTTTCATTAATTGCATGCGAGGATACTAGACAAACAAAAAAAATTACTAACCGATTTGATATAAATAATAGACTTATAAGCTTTAACAAAAACAATTCATTAAATAAAATTCCAAAAATAATTAATTTCCTCAAAGAAGGTAAATCAGTTGCCCTTGTAAGTGATGCAGGTATGCCAAGCATTTGTGATCCTGGAGAGAATCTAGTAAGAAATGTTAAGTTACATAATTTAGAGACAATCTGTATCCCTGGGCCATCTGCTGCTTTAACTGCACTTTTGTCCAGCGGTTTCTCCGCTTCAAAATTTATTTTTGAAGGATTTTTACCAAAAAAGAAGAATGAAAGAAAAAAAATATTATCTGAAATTAGCAATAATGAAAAAACAACTATAATTTTCGAAAGTCCGCATCGTTTTAAAAAACTTTTAATTGAATTAAAAGAACACTGCGGGGGCGGAAGGGAAATTTGTGTTTCACGAGAATTAACCAAAAAATATGAAGAACAAATAAATAATAAGGTTGATAAAATTATTGATATTTTCAACCAGCGAGAAATAATTGGTGAAATAACCATTGTTATTAAAGGTCTCGAGAAAAGTAATATTGTAGAATTTAATAAATCTCATCTAAAAAAAGAACTACAGGAATTAATTAATGCCGGACTAAGTCTTTCAGCTGCCTCCAAATATTTAGCAAAAAAGAAAAACTTAACAAAAAATATGATTTATAATTTGTACTAA